In the Scyliorhinus torazame isolate Kashiwa2021f chromosome 4, sScyTor2.1, whole genome shotgun sequence genome, one interval contains:
- the LOC140410578 gene encoding tudor domain-containing protein 6-like isoform X3, which yields MELPVCEEKHWKETAEGAVHRGRIPMCSTAGLPPTGVCLAFRVTRVDPPRPGSVLVRLWGRFQQRERQPEYQRLHSDIQSWAKAARLVGGGAGCSVPAPPLETNERCLVDMAGEWHRARVLSRVGDDYTVFTLDEGRALPVRARSLDRGKKDFFQLPPEVVCCILANLVPAPGAACGNSNAAEEEEEEREDVEQEKVPEDGEEGGKPRGGAASWAPAAISFFRALQGRTLETLVEAVLPNRLVLVEVARVSRQLCELGLARAIDRGAFRLMVEMATSRPCGAAAAACGASFRKERAPPPLVGGEAASSLGLPPPPPSEAGYSLNYFYPLLQVDETVTVRVTHVRYPDRFFCQLRCHCPELERLHDSMHRYYDNSRAAEAPRRLGSPCAAKSADGRWYRALIQQTLADGVLEVFYVDYGDREVVPARVVRKLSPGYFKMPVVTYPFALRDASDYGRGWSARHVELLKSLILRRVLQAKVEFYNSVENVYYVTLYQEDGSTVNSAFSAQTESLMSGYSEEIRLRADGQKLNALQCGGDYLIGDRRTEGLAVKPKDRISLLKNANLKLNAFYDVLVEFVKDPSEFWIRTMETASEFEKLMNSIAKKYGSLSRNEGLVKKPEPGLLCCAKFKADNLFYRAVITEILDGHFRVFFIDYGNMEVVDWHDVKALLPEYRKLPALAVKCCLADLAPKEGTWNREAVTYFEKAVFEKHLVVHVLEKEMDKYLIELLDVEDEGEPSVNKLILLAGFADRKEFKVSNFNSKNLDLLGNLHISHSSEEIVHSYGRSKKDNLEQRPMTPEKNQPFTEYCGTPTVGLSDSLTTLFSSQGEFEGNDKAEMLESVIMESPYKQEYLKVGSTVDVQVSYIDEPGDFWCQMTKNTHELKILMSKIQEYYNIHEDNFQPGQSACIVRYSEDGKWYRALILGKVNVTEVDVLYIDYGNRERVPMSELRLIKPEFLLFKGQAFRCSLYNIIQPMGPDPFMWNEDSIAAFQEFIDNALSLYMELKCTVYALTVVEGKGLCNVVDLNTPFQSACQLLIERGLAKFVGSPSILAPSVSLYTYYYSTHDVKIGSEEEMYVSHVASPTKFYCLLGRNLGILDKLADKVNKLSSKMQGYTFSQGVDPICLAKYTDNRWYRALAWPIQDRIRVSFVDYGNKLDIDKDDLLPIPNSAKDVKFLPMQAIKCGLSDIPVDLSLDIIIWFKKAVMDKPLKAVVVAKETDGKLIVELYDGNMQINAKIKEQLCLQNTSETKTNGSAGRQKNKNEKSCTPYMAKSEHEPLPLKRRVAEDQGDIREAEKITISACKQDRWKNRTELISQTEEAGLKKFVHSKICTKNTKESSDLKSSMVIVDHKLDDNWVESPNGKKVNFATPWPKLTDLPLMTLNGGFKSGVSVSHVINPSHFFVQLLQNEDNITVMEEKLNACNTNDRKVGSFEIGDVVCAEFPEDGSRYRAVVTQICDNLVSVEYIDYGNTATVDASKVFALSKDFLKVHRLSIPCFLAGFQDSSFRESSEEALSEFIKRTNKTRITCEFMQPCGQLWEVHLYDDHGSIADLFNNFEFRSGTPYSHQSTEYPVIDIRPSKYNAYVFAVKSPQQFWCQFKTTSDGIFIESLDLQSKEDLNPKAGNLCMVKRKAHNNWATCEIVQKVCDGVVVVHFLREDIKEEVNSIDIKDVTPAFALTYECKLHGLFPIDGNSWSNEAIELFKTLVLYKTVTVKVISISEDNVLEIALYDYLDNVRNRLIASGFIIEKLNVCVSDAPSYGRYIKKLPLVGQTIEGYITAAESPCYFWCQYSSPEVQMLSKRMQEVGVLGVTNRELLSDISVGDSCFCKYCEDGQWYRAEVKKVNGGILSLQYVDYGNEDDVGIQQVKKMPNELLKIPTQSFLCCLSGYDLANGSWKDGAVDALLNLSDQLLKVTVVEDECKNRSLPSLLHVQIEYVDGIINDIVRNFWNPHSEKYDESSEISDKNSISTDQLTPVMSSPDGLNLEDKLLMQAITSNITCSEIPNTENYVTSCKLHDEEWMHLKSPAIIRPEENTESTINLPSIQQSPVMDVIDNEVHTLITSKTLESAALSSISTEDTVGVDSFEGAVSSGSDEGMSTTQACMDQYSLSDQIEDAGHKEAQGTLKTSEFLQSSVQTIDLYEEIFKCQQDQPFTEEIGDGDDSMTRILISHDEDDDYYEEQNFSEAQVNSSETEEQFVTVTSPTLNICPEEDENKILPCATTLSGVMNKELQIAITERDTEQEENIPLKDTFAGMEKGTLEQTLGESRFERK from the coding sequence ATGGAGCTGCCTGTTTGTGAAGAAAAACACTGGAAGGAGACGGCTGAAGGAGCCGTGCATCGCGGTCGCATCCCCATGTGCTCCACCGCCGGGCTGCCGCCCACGGGCGTCTGCCTCGCTTTCCGGGTGACCCGGGTGGACCCTCCCCGGCCCGGCTCCGTGCTGGTCAGACTGTGGGGCCGCTTCCAACAGCGGGAAAGGCAACCCGAGTACCAGAGGCTGCACAGCGACATACAGAGCTGGGCCAAGGCGGCCCGGCTGGTCGGCGGAGGAGCTGGGTGCAGCGTGCCGGCCCCTCCCCTGGAGACCAACGAGCGATGTCTGGTGGACATGGCCGGCGAGTGGCACCGGGCCCGGGTGCTGAGCCGTGTCGGCGACGATTACACCGTCTTCACCCTGGACGAAGGGCGGGCGCTGCCGGTCCGAGCCCGCAGCCTGGACCGAGGTAAGAAGGACTTTTTCCAGCTGCCGCCCGAGGTGGTCTGCTGCATCTTGGCCAACCTGGTGCCGGCGCCCGGAGCCGCCTGCGGCAACAGCAACgccgccgaggaggaggaggaggagcgggagGACGTGGAGCAAGAGAAGGTGCCGGAGGACGGCGAGGAAGGCGGCAAGCCGCGGGGCGGCGCGGCTTCCTGGGCGCCGGCGGCCATCTCTTTCTTCCGCGCCCTGCAGGGGCGCACCCTGGAGACGCTGGTGGAGGCCGTGCTGCCCAACCGCCTGGTGCTGGTGGAGGTAGCTCGGGTGTCGCGGCAGCTGTGCGAGCTGGGCCTGGCCAGGGCCATCGACCGGGGCGCCTTCCGGCTCATGGTGGAGATGGCCACCTCCCGGCCCTGCGGCGCCGCCGCCGCCGCCTGCGGCGCCTCCTTCAGGAAGGAGCGCGCCCCGCCGCCGCTGGTCGGGGGCGAAGCGGCCTCGAGCCTGGGATTGCCGCCACCGCCGCCCAGCGAGGCGGGCTACAGCCTCAACTACTTCTACCCTCTGCTGCAGGTGGACGAGACGGTGACGGTGCGGGTCACCCACGTGCGCTACCCGGATCGCTTCTTCTGCCAACTGCGGTGCCACTGCCCGGAGCTCGAGCGGCTGCACGACAGCATGCACCGTTACTATGACAACAGCCGCGCGGCCGAGGCTCCGCGCAGGCTGGGCTCGCCTTGCGCCGCCAAGAGCGCCGACGGCCGCTGGTACCGCGCGCTCATCCAGCAGACCCTGGCCGACGGCGTGCTCGAGGTCTTCTACGTCGACTACGGCGACCGCGAGGTGGTGCCGGCCCGCGTCGTCCGCAAGCTCAGCCCCGGCTACTTCAAGATGCCCGTCGTCACCTACCCCTTCGCACTGCGCGACGCCTCCGACTACGGCCGCGGCTGGTCGGCGCGCCACGTCGAGCTGCTCAAGTCGCTGATCCTGCGCCGGGTGCTGCAGGCCAAGGTGGAGTTCTACAACTCGGTGGAGAACGTCTACTACGTGACCCTGTACCAGGAGGACGGCTCTACCGTCAACTCGGCTTTCAGCGCCCAGACCGAGAGCCTGATGTCGGGTTACAGCGAGGAGATCCGACTGAGGGCGGACGGACAGAAGCTCAACGCACTTCAGTGCGGCGGCGACTACCTGATCGGGGACAGGCGGACCGAAGGGCTCGCCGTGAAACCCAAAGATCGCATCTCGCTGCTGAAGAACGCAAATCTGAAATTGAATGCATTTTATGATGTCCTCGTTGAATTTGTGAAAGATCCTTCAGAGTTTTGGATCCGAACTATGGAGACGGCTAGCGAGTTTGAAAAACTCATGAACAGCATTGCCAAAAAATATGGAAGCTTGAGTCGAAACGAAGGATTAGTAAAGAAACCCGAACCCGGATTGTTATGCTGTGCTAAATTCAAGGCTGATAACTTATTTTATAGAGCTGTTATTACTGAGATTCTTGATGGCCACTTCAGGGTATTTTTCATTGATTATGGAAACATGGAAGTAGTGGACTGGCATGATGTTAAGGCATTACTTCCAGAGTATAGAAAATTACCTGCCTTAGCAGTGAAATGCTGCCTTGCTGACCTTGCCCCCAAAGAAGGGACTTGGAATAGAGAAGCTGTTACCTATTTTGAAAAGGCAGTGTTTGAAAAACATCTTGTTGTTCACGTTTTAGAGAAGGAGATGGACAAATACTTGATCGAACTGCTAGATGTGGAAGATGAAGGAGAACCCAGTGTGAATAAGTTGATCTTGCTGGCAGGTTTTGCTGATCGCAAAGAATTTAAAGTCTCAAATTTCAATTCAAAGAATTTAGATTTATTGGGCAATTTACATATTTCACATTCATCTGAAGAAATTGTTCACTCGTATGGCAGAAGCAAAAAAGACAATCTGGAGCAAAGGCCAATGACTCCTGAAAAAAATCAACCATTTACAGAGTACTGTGGCACACCAACAGTGGGCTTAAGTGATTCTCTGACCACATTATTTTCTAGTCAAGGGGAATTTGAAGGTAATGATAAAGCAGAAATGCTGGAATCTGTAATTATGGAGTCTCCTTATAAGCAAGAGTATCTTAAAGTGGGAAGCACAGTGGATGTACAAGTTTCTTACATTGATGAACCTGGTGATTTTTGGTGTCAAATGACTAAAAATACACATGAATTGAAGATACTAATGAGTAAAATACAGGAATATTATAATATACATGAAGATAATTTTCAGCCTGGTCAATCTGCTTGCATTGTAAGGTACTCTGAAGATGGAAAGTGGTACAGAGCATTGATCCTTGGAAAAGTGAATGTGACGGAAGTGGATGTATTGTACATCGAttatggaaatagagagagagtgcccATGAGTGAGTTACGTCTAATAAAACCAGAGTTTCTTCTTTTCAAAGGTCAGGCATTTAGGTGCAGTCTTTATAACATAATTCAGCCCATGGGTCCTGACCCATTTATGTGGAATGAAGATTCAATTGCTGCATTCCAGGAATTTATTGACAATGCCTTAAGTTTGTATATGGAACTAAAATGCACAGTATACGCATTAACTGTTGTAGAAGGCAAAGGTCTGTGTAATGTTGTGGATTTGAACACCCCCTTTCAGAGTGCTTGCCAGTTACTTATTGAGCGAGGATTAGCCAAATTTGTAGGATCACCTAGTATTCTTGCTCCATCAGTAAGCCTTTATACCTATTACTATTCGACTCATGATGTAAAAATTGGTAGTGAAGAAGAGATGTATGTGAGCCATGTTGCAAGCCCAACAAAATTCTACTGTCTGCTTGGTAGAAACTTGGGTATTCTAGATAAACTTGCAGACAAGGTTAATAAACTGTCTTCCAAGATGCAGGGCTATACTTTTTCACAGGGTGTAGATCCCATCTGTCTTGCAAAATATACTGATAACCGATGGTACCGTGCTTTGGCGTGGCCCATACAAGACCGAATTCGGGTCTCTTTTGTAGACTATGGCAATAAATTAGATATTGATAAAGATGACTTGCTTCCAATACCCAACAGTGCAAAAGATGTTAAATTTCTACCAATGCAAGCAATTAAATGTGGATTGTCTGATATACCAGTTGACTTATCCCTGGACATTATTATCTGGTTTAAAAAAGCTGTTATGGATAAGCCTTTAAAAGCTGTAGTCGTAGCAAAAGAGACCGATGGAAAGCTGATTGTTGAACTATATGATGGGAACATGCAAATAAATGCAAAGATTAAAGAACAGCTATGCTTACAGAATACCAGTGAAACAAAAACAAATGGAAGTGCGGGAAGGCAAAAAAACAAAAATGAGAAATCATGCACCCCTTATATGGCAAAGAGTGAACATGAGCCATTGCCTCTCAAAAGGCGTGTAGCTGAGGACCAAGGTGATATTCGTGAAGCTGAGAAGATAACGATATCTGCTTGCAAACAGGACAGGTGGAAGAATAGAACCGAGCTTATTTCACAGACTGAAGAGGCTGGGCTGAAGAAATTTGTTCACAGCAAAATATGTACAAAGAATACAAAAGAATCTTCAGATTTAAAATCCAGTATGGTAATTGTAGATCATAAATTGGATGACAATTGGGTTGAAAGCCCTAATGGAAAAAAAGTGAACTTCGCTACACCGTGGCCTAAGCTAACAGACCTCCCTCTGATGACATTGAATGGTGGATTTAAAAGTGGGGTATCTGTTTCACATGTTATAAATCCATCACACTTTTTTGTTCAGCTTCTTCAAAATGAAGATAACATAACTGTGATGGAAGAAAAATTGAATGCATGTAATACAAATGACAGAAAAGTTGGAAGCTTTGAGATAGGTGATGTTGTCTGTGCAGAATTTCCTGAAGATGGTTCTCGGTACAGAGCTGTTGTAACTCAAATTTGTGACAATTTGGTTTCTGTGGAATATATAGATTATGGTAATACTGCAACAGTGGATGCATCAAAAGTTTTTGCTCTTTCTAAAGATTTCTTAAAAGTCCACCGCCTTAGCATACCATGCTTTCTTGCAGGATTTCAGGATTCCAGTTTCAGAGAAAGCAGCGAGGAAGCTCTTTCTGAATTCATAAAGAGAACAAATAAAACCAGAATAACGTGTGAATTTATGCAACCGTGTGGACAACTGTGGGAGGTTCATCTTTATGATGACCATGGATCAATTGCCGATTTATTTAATAACTTTGAATTTAGAAGTGGCACTCCATATTCTCACCAATCAACTGAATATCCTGTAATTGATATAAGACCTTCTAAGTATAATGCATATGTCTTTGCAGTAAAGTCTCCTCAGCAGTTTTGGTGTCAGTTTAAAACTACAAGTGATGGCATTTTTATTGAATCACTTGATTTACAGTCCAAAGAAGATTTGAATCCCAAAGCTGGCAATCTGTGTATGGTGAAAAGAAAAGCCCATAATAACTGGGCTACATGTGAAATTGTGCAAAAAGTTTGTGATGGAGTTGTTGTGGTACATTTTTTGAGGGAAGACATTAAGGAAGAAGTAAACAGCATAGATATAAAAGATGTGACTCCTGCATTTGCATTAACTTATGAATGCAAGTTGCATGGCTTGTTTCCAATTGATGGAAATAGCTGGTCTAATGAAGCTATTGAGCTCTTTAAAACGTTGGTTTTGTACAAAACCGTAACTGTAAAAGTAATTAGTATTTCTGAGGATAATGTACTGGAAATAGCTCTATATGATTATTTGGATAACGTGAGAAACAGACTAATTGCTTCAGGATTCATCATTGAAAAACTGAACGTGTGTGTATCTGATGCACCCAGTTATGGACGATACATCAAGAAACTTCCTTTAGTGGGACAGACCATTGAAGGGTACATCACTGCAGCAGAAAGTCCTTGTTATTTCTGGTGTCAGTATTCGTCCCCAGAAGTTCAAATGCTTTCTAAAAGAATGCAAGAAGTTGGAGTACTTGGCGTTACCAACAGGGAATTATTATCTGACATTTCAGTTGGTGACAGTTGTTTTTGTAAATATTGTGAAGATGGGCAATGGTACAGAGCTGAAGTGAAAAAAGTAAATGGAGGCATACTTTCTCTTCAATATGTTGACTATGGGAATGAAGATGATGTTGGAATACAACAAGTTAAAAAGATGCCCAACGAGTTACTGAAGATTCCCACACAGTCTTTTCTATGTTGCCTTTCAGGATATGATTTGGCTAATGGTTCTTGGAAAGATGGTGCTGTGGATGCTCTCCTTAATCTTTCAGATCAGTTATTAAAAGTTACTGTAGTAGAAGATGAATGTAAAAACCGCAGTTTACCATCTTTATTGCATGTCCAAATTGAGTATGTTGATGGTATAATCAATGATATAGTGAGAAACTTTTGGAATCCGCATTCTGAAAAATATGATGAAAGCAGTGAGATATCTGATAAAAATTCAATAAGTACTGATCAATTAACTCCTGTAATGTCTAGCCCTGATGGCTTAAATCTAGAAGATAAACTATTGATGCAGGCTATAACGTCAAACATAACTTGTTCTGAAATACCGAATACCGAAAACTATGTCACTTCGTGTAAATTGCATGATGAGGAATGGATGCATCTTAAAAGTCCAGCTATAATTAGACCAGAAGAAAATACAGAAAGCACAATTAACCTTCCAAGTATTCAACAGTCTCCAGTAATGGATGTTATAGATAATGAAGTACATACACTAATTACTTCGAAGACCCTTGAATCTGCTGCATTGTCTTCAATTTCCACTGAAGACACGGTTGGAGTGGACAGTTTTGAAGGTGCTGTATCTTCAGGCTCAGATGAAGGAATGTCTACAACGCAAGCTTGTATGGATCAATACTCTTTAAGTGACCAGATCGAAGATGCAGGTCACAAAGAAGCTCAAGGGACACTGAAAACAAGTGAATTTTTACAGAGCTCTGTGCAAACTATTGATTTGTATGAAGAGATTTTTAAATGCCAACAGGATCAGCCTTTTACAGAGGAGATTGGTGATGGTGATGATTCCATGACCCGTATTCTTATCTCCCATGACGAGGATGATGACTACTATGAAGAGCAAAACTTCTCAGAAGCCCAGGTGAACAGCAGTGAAACAGAGGAACAGTTTGTGACAG